Below is a genomic region from Fundulus heteroclitus isolate FHET01 chromosome 5, MU-UCD_Fhet_4.1, whole genome shotgun sequence.
acctaatattgtgtAATATattctcatcagcgtcacgggttagcttcggtgtgagtggttgaaatagcacgtcgataaagatgacagacaagtggcttatccaatcatatgcaaggatttttgataaggcccagccttctgaaacaccattcctatggatctgtcccagatggatgagtggagctaggcggagcgaaattcattTGGCTACGGTCAGGTTAGGTTAGCTGTAATCCTGCGTAGCATTAAGGCAGACTTACCCTGACTTGGTGGGGATCCTGTGACGCTTGCGTTGTTTGCGTTAAACACGAGAGGGGAAGGGTTGATGCTAGAGCTGGATGGAGCCTCTGGATCTCTATGGTCTTGGTGTTTGTGCAGAGAAATCCTACTTTTCACATGCCTCCTCACCGCGTCCAGGCGCTCAGCACGCTGTGCGGGAATAAACAAGCACGTTAGACCAAACCTTTCCACCATTTTCCTTGATAAAGCCGCAACGTGGCTCACAGCTaacatttttgtcacacttgCAATGGGGTGCACAGAGGTTGTCCACcaaatccagtttttttcccccacttctCTCGGCCTGGAATTAGAGTTTGTTTTCCTTGAAATGTAAGAGAAACGTTCTCAACGTACCTCTTATTCAAAGGGCCTCATTTGAtttgatcattttttttaacagaaatgtaaGTTAACAGACTCGGAATAATCGCATTTACAGGCCTGACCACTTAAAAGTTGATCAAATGTTACAAATAGGCCAAACCTTATTCGTTTTACTCCCAAACTATGTTTTATCCTTGCTAATAAGAATTACTTGAATTAATTTACATACAGATGATTTTCTGATTTTCAATTTGATAAACTTTCCAATAACAGTTGTCTCTTTAAAAATCGCCAAATAAGACAATAAACCAGAACTGGTTcacaaaatattgcaaaaattcAAGTGTCCCATTTATATTCAGCTCCTTTGGCTTCATACCCTTAaataaagtgcagtgaaactaaCAGCTTCATGATGTCATTACTAAAAAGTGCTTGCAAAAGGCTGCAAAAACAACTTGAGACTGGGTGGAGGTTCACTTTACAGCCAGAGAGAGGTATTATGGGTAAGAATGGCCCCCTCAGGGTCcaaatctaaattaaatttgGATTCTAATTCGTTGGCAATACTTGAAGAATCGCCCTCCGAGATACTCGTCATCCAATCTGATGGAGCAGGGTGTCAAACTCATCTCTacattgggccactttggcatcatgaactcattaaaagggccggttgcacctgtatttatttaaaaaaaagcagagtaacataaaagtagcacccttaggcccggtttatacagtttatctgcaaaaaaaaattgatattagggtgagttacactttaaactcatcattgtGCATcgctttttctctttttggacatttccaGATGTTttgatgtgttgtgggaaaactaacatctagtggcaggatgctgttattacgcagttaaaaaaaaaaaaaaaaaaaaaaatcaacattcgctatAGGAGGCACAGTtatagccactttatacaatttaaaacaatatattcctctactttatgacatgatatgccttttttggctcttgagggcagtattcggcccgcgggccttgagtttgacacgtgtgtGATAGAGCACATGCCGTTTTTGTAAATGAGAATTTGCTTTAGTTTGTAGATGTACAACAATTGCAGCTGTAACTCCTGCAAAAAGCAACTAGTCCAAAATAATGACTGAACACaagcacgccacacttttcagaatttcattcgtaaagtaagaaagaaaaaaggaaaacaccgAACCATTTTTTCTTCCAATTGTCACTTATGCTCTACTTTGTCTTTGTCAGTCATATAGTAAACACAAAAAGCGAATACTGTATTATTGGAAAGTCGCTCATATTTACACCTGGCTTCTGCTACCTTGCTCCTGAAGTGTGGCGGAGGAACGAGTCTCACCTTCAGTCTCTGGGCTGTCTTGAGATACTCCCTCTGTAGCTGCGCCAGTGTCCTGCGGAGCTGAGCAGGAAGGATAAGAATGATCAGAGCAGCAGAAAACCACCAAGCCCAACTAAAGTCCCCTTAAATGACTTTAAGCCCAACCGTGTAGCTACAACCAGGTTACCTCCTCCTTGTCATCACAGAGCAGTGTGCTCCTCAGCTGCTCCTCGCTGGGCAGAAAATCACCGACACCGGCCTCCATCCCGCTCAGTCAACACGACCTGACGCACAGCCTACATGTTACTAAACGACGCCGACATGTCACGTTTTAGCTTAGGTTTTAAACATATTCCGATTACATTTATCTACCGCGTTAGCGTCATAAAAACAAGCTAACCTGGGCAACGTGTTGCTGTCTTTACGGACTTTAACAGCAACAGCTGAATACACGGacagaaaaaagcaaacagagaCAAACTTGCCTTTCATGTCGTGTCAAAGTTGAGAGTTTACATTAACGTCACCTCCATTTGTTTGTTGATAAAAGTTAACTTGGCCGTACGACTGGTCGGGTATTGATTTAGTTCTAATTCCCCGCGACTCAAACAGGAATGAGCAATGGAGTCCAGATGACTCGATCGGCGTCATCAGCGTAAGACGCGTTTGGCTGTCTATGGTTGGCTAGTTTGCCTGAAACGATGCGTGAGTGGCGTGAACGCGTCCGCAATATTGTTAGAGGCAAATTCGActtaaaaaatcaataaaaggtTTTCGGTTTAAATAAGCGTTAAGATTATCATTACACTAAGggtgataattttttttacagtggtaTATCTTCATTTAGTAAACATTAGTATATGGCATGAGACAAAAAATTTGCTAATTTGAAAAAGGCAGAACCACCAACAAAAAAGGGTAATGCTGAAATAAAGAATTAACAACGTGAAATCATCTAGACTCCGTTTTGGTTTCTGCACTTATAGTGTACCTAATGTACTTACTTTTATAATGCAAAGCATTTTGGatgcattaaatcaaaaacGCCACTCACAACATGGAGCCCACAATGCCATAGCAGGTGTCATTGTTATGGTTACATCCATCTGTCCAGCACCATCCTTTGGTCCTTCCGCACCATCCTTTTTCTTGTTCTTATTGATTTATTATTGACCTGTTCATTTTACACGGTGCAATGATTACACCGCATTTCAAAGATGTTTCAATACAAGAACCAGGTAAAGTTTCAGTTTATTAGGGAATTTCTCTGGAACCACAAAGGGTCAAAATGATACATGCTCAAGCATTCACATGTGTAACAATGTTAAAAACTAACACACAACATAGCTTTTGACACTTTTGGTCATGATAGCTTCTAATATTGCTATCTACAAGATTtttgtaagaaaagaaaaaaactattgttttaaattttaggTAATTTTAAAAGTATGTTTCTCAAAATCTAAACTGCTACAGCCATGAACATGGTGGGCCTGCCCAACTGCACAAATTAAAACCTGGCAAAATAATTGGTCAAAAAGAGGACTGCGGACTGGCCAAAATCCAAATCTAAATGAACAGGGGTTCACAAAACATGTTCCAGAAAACGTGTTAAAAGGTCACAGCACTCCTGGTGGCGTAACCTGCCTGTTACCAAACCTATGGGAGaattggaaaaaaatgaaaaaacaatgcaaagtcACATAGGCTTATACTGCATTCCCATTCATTCCTTGTTTAGTTATGTAAAACTATGCTGAATCTTTGTCTAATATCCCAgcatgattttcttttattgttttgataatAATCCCTTctgacacatttttgttttaatttcaatGTGCCATAATCTAAACTACTTTCTTGAATCTTGTTTCATTTCTAAAATGCTGTTGCTTTTTcttaacatttgttttcttttgtccagTACTGCAGCATTTAGCACCCACAGTCCAAATTTACAGTCCATTCCAACCTCCATTACTCACATGCATAATATCAGTTGCTCTACGTTTTAAGAGGAATTTTGCAAAGCCCAACAAATTTGGCACTGAATATGATCTTGTAGGATCTAACCACAGTGCTGCCTCAACACAAACCCAAAGAGAGTATTGTGAAACAATAAATACAGCATGTTCTGCACATTCTACATCAGTTAGCATGACATTGgactgtaaaatgtttgaaatttttGTGGTTGtatgaaaacaaagaagaagtGCTTTGCCAAAACACGCTGGTTTTTAGTTTGGTGAAATTGTCCTTCTCCTCAGACATCCACAGGTGAGATACTTCATGGCAGTCATACTGACGTGCATCAGAGGGCCCATGTTAAAGAGCATGTGGTAGAATGCGTGAACGGACAGCCCTCCAGTTTCGTCGGCGTATTTCAGTGCAACAATCGGCGTGTACAGTGGATTGGTCAGGTTACGGAAACGGGGTCGGCTCGCTTCGATCACTTTCTTGGTGCACTGCAAACAAAGGAAATGTATTTTCACACACACCACACGGATAAAAACAGAAGTGAATTCGCACTGACAAAGAGCAACGCTCTTACTCTTGCAATGTCGTCCGGCGTTTGTCCAAGTGCCTCAAAGATGTCCACAGAGGAGGGAAGGTAGACGTTCTTGAAGTAATGCACAGTATCAGGGTCCGCTCCAGGATACTCCTTCTGCTTCACGTCCTGAATCATCTTGGCTTCGAATTCTGTGTGCACCGGTCCTGGCTCAATCAGCGACAGGCTGTGAGCAGAGACATTCAGAGAAAGAAACGCCTCCAATTATGACAACAATGCAGCTATTATTTTATACAGTACATTTGTAtgattaattaataacaaataaaatcccCAAATCTGTGTGTTATTAGAATTGATCATAGACCTgtacagaggtgggtagagtagccaaagaATTTACCCAAGTAAGAGTAggactacttcaacatatttttgtgaagtgaaagtaaaaagtagccaaaagtaaagtaaaaaaactgtttggtaAGAAGGCGActctactcaagtactgagtaactaatcataacgactaatttaatattaaaaaattatgtaCGGTAATCGGTCAGGCAAAAATATTAGGTTGTGTACacattctggtattttaaccactaacacacaaaaatacacaataacaaaataacaaattcaggcagaagaaacactattcttgaaaatgttttccagCATAGAACTTATGAAACCAACACTgtcagcagttaatgtatatacagtaagtTAGAATGATGTAAATACTTCCAACGACAATAGCTACTGTTTACTGCATGTTCAGTTGACCTCCAAACAGCTCAATGAGCTCCGcagatataacaaaaaaaaaaacaagaacaagaagtctcactttaacaaacCTGCAGGCTTGTCTCTCTgatgcatttttggttaaaatgtgGCAGTACTTTATTCAATCAAGTTACTCACGGTGGGAAAGTAGCCAGAGATTTTACCCAAATAAGACTAGCGATACTCGACTCAAGTAATAGTGAAAAGTACcttgcagtaaaactactcctaaaactgcattttgttcaaaaagttactcatgTAAACATAGCTGGTTACTACCAACCTCTGGACCTGTGGAACCAATCCtgtcttaaaatgttttcagcttAAATTGCCCAATTATTTGAACAGAGTTGTGTTGCCTCTGCCATACCACTCACTATTATTCTATCAATTTTTCAAAGCACTGACAGTAGAGTACTGGACGGTAAAAATGATTAGTCTGTGTGTGTCTTAGAGCCACCCTGAGCAGATGCCACAGGCTGATGGATATATCTAAACAGGTGggatttttttaactgctttgTGCAAAAgctactctggtatttactttttatcttctATTCTTGCTGTTACTTCACAACAAATTTTTAGATTAGACTAGTTTGTTCTTggcctgcgacagactggcgacctgtccagggtgtaccccgcctctcgcccagtgaacgctggagataggcaccagcacccctggtGACCCTATGAGGGATAAGCATATCagaaaatggacggatggatggatagtttgttcttgtttccttttttttcattggtaataattgtgtgtaactgtccgTGTCTCGCCGCTGTCACAGAGACTACCTAGACAATGAAAGATTGCCGTGATTAAAGTGTTTCAAGGACAAGACATGAGTGTAAAATGCAAAGTTAGATGAAGTTGCTTTCAAAAATGAGATGGGTTGACAGAATGAGAGTAAGTGTATATGTCCAAAATGGCCAGTATATCTGGAATGGGATTTGTCTGCAGGAGAATTCAAGTCACAGCTTATTAAACGATAAGTGCCATACTCACATGACGTTAAACTTCAAAAGCTGCACAGCCAAACTCTCGCAAAAGCCCTCCATGGCAAACTTGGAAGCGGCGTAGACGTCGTTGAACACAACCCCTGAAGAAAAACAGATTCGATTTCAGTCTGTGTGGAGACTTAGTGGTTAATATTAGCCTCTTAATCCATCAATGTTTCCCGTGGTGCATTGTCCAACCACCCATCCAtcaaaataaagctgttttttcctctgtaaggcaagacaaggcaaggcaaggcaaggcaagggaaatttatttatatagcacaattcagtacaaagacaatgcaaagtgctttacatgattaaaatatagcaaaataaaacagaataaaagcaagtaggaataaaatgtagatagaaaaaaagaacaaaaaagtggtgattcagttaactagaacagttgaaggcaatcctaaacaaatgtgtttttaatattgatttaaaggaactcaggctttccgcaccgttacaattttctggaagtttgttccagataagtggaacgtaggaactaaatgctgcttctccttgtttagttctggttctaggtatgcagagtaggctggagccagaagaccttagtggtctggagggttgatacaccgataacaagtctgtgatgtatttaggagctaagccattcagggatttatagactaacagaagtattttagtATGTAGTGTTTAGCATCGCCGCTCACCTTGTAGTCCCATCACACTGCTGACCACAATGATGTGTCCCGCTCTTCTTTTCTTCATGTCCGGCATCACTTCCTTGATCATCCGGATGACGCCGAAGAAATTAGTCTCAAAGACTTTCTTCATTTCTTCGATAGGAATGCTTTCTAATGGACCCACCAGACCGATGCCTGCGTTGTTGACTGGTTAAGACGATAGAAACCAGAAGGTAAAGAGAGAGTCATGTCTAATTAGCATTTTAGACATCTTTAACATTCAACATTGatgttgaacattcttctgtatTCTGTTCTTGCaagctgtttttctcctgtaGTGTTACATTccgatcactgctgcactttatattgtaaatataaatttatattccacctgcaatcccTTTACACTGTTGTATGCTGTATGCagcaaaatttcgttctgtgtgcactctgtacataaaaaatgacaataaagttgtctaagtctaacaaTGTTGTCTATTTGACTTACTAAGGACGTCCACGTGTCGATCTTTGATGCTGTCAATGCACTGTTTGACAGACTCATCATTGCAGACATCCAGCACAGCCAGAGAGAGAGTTTTTCCGTATGCGTCCCCAGCAGCTTCCACCAGCTTATCTTTACGTTTCAGGTCCCGCATCGTGGCTATTACTGGagacagaaataataataataaaaaaagattattcagATTCTTATAGAGGCACAGTTTGTCTGCAAGGCTTGCAAGAACAAACTGCTGAGGAATAAATCCCCACAAACCTTTTAACGTATGCTTTTTGGAGGAGGAGAAGCTTTGATAAATGTAAttgagtaaataaaatgttttttaaatcccCATGTAATCCTAAtccttttaatttcctttatctttgttaaatccttccttttctttGTCCTTCCAAATCTGTG
It encodes:
- the LOC105939179 gene encoding retinol dehydrogenase 8, which encodes MVSPEQKVVLITGCSSGIGLRMAVMLAKDEKKRYHVIATMRDLKRKDKLVEAAGDAYGKTLSLAVLDVCNDESVKQCIDSIKDRHVDVLINNAGIGLVGPLESIPIEEMKKVFETNFFGVIRMIKEVMPDMKKRRAGHIIVVSSVMGLQGVVFNDVYAASKFAMEGFCESLAVQLLKFNVILSLIEPGPVHTEFEAKMIQDVKQKEYPGADPDTVHYFKNVYLPSSVDIFEALGQTPDDIARCTKKVIEASRPRFRNLTNPLYTPIVALKYADETGGLSVHAFYHMLFNMGPLMHVSMTAMKYLTCGCLRRRTISPN